From a single Brassica napus cultivar Da-Ae chromosome C9, Da-Ae, whole genome shotgun sequence genomic region:
- the LOC106435599 gene encoding vacuolar protein sorting-associated protein 51 homolog encodes MATEAAPMDEKAKRMRDLLSSFYTPDPSISTPTSSISTSFDNINGPSFDADQYMDLMIKKSNLDVLLQRHVQMAAEIKNLDTDLQMLVYENYNKFISATDTIKRMKSNIFGMEGNMDQLLHKIMSVQSRSDGVNTSLFEKREHIEKLHRTRNLLRKVQFIYDLPARLQKCIKSEAYGDAVRFYTGAMPILKVYGDTSFKDCRRASEEAIETIIKNLQTKLFSDSESIQARAEAAVLLKQLDVPVDSLKDKLLEKLEQSLDGLQINPDEASKLAEHNVSSKDEESNNQGPAKIHEDAVRGFSEAMRAYREIFPDSEERLFKLARALTTTHFENMELYIRKRVSAADFLGIFRIIWEDVVLMDEVLPEAALSDLSAEAAQVTLKQFVARTFSHLQQDISDTLLKFDINQKEVVDGEVLKVVLEASGKAVLQGTTDIFQEFRQLLDENTGIFVKMNDLLIGWIQKGFQDFFRSLESHFLVLSGKTSSSNETEGLVEGKSSEKIHAGLILVLAQLSVVIEQKVIPRIAEEITASFSGGNSQAFIPGELCRVFHAASEKLLQHYIDTRTQKISNVLRKRFKTPNWVKHKEPREVHMYVDMLLQQLEEVGKEVKQILPQGTFRKHKRSDSNGSNTTTSSRSTTLHSDKMARSNSQRARSQLFETHLAKLFKQKVEIFTKVEFTQESVVTTTVKLCLKSLQEYVRLQTFNRSGFQQIQLDIQFLKAPLKETVEDEAAIDFLLDEVIVAASERCLDVTPLEPPILDKLIQAKLAKSKEHNNNNNKTTVSS; translated from the exons ATGGCGACGGAGGCGGCTCCGATGGACGAGAAGGCGAAGAGGATGAGAGATCTACTCTCGAGCTTCTACACTCCGGATCCTTCCATCTCCACCCCTACTTCCTCGATCAGCACCTCCTTCGACAACATCAACGGCCCTTCCTTCGATGCCGATCAGTACATGGATCTCATG ATTAAGAAGTCAAATCTGGATGTGCTTTTGCAAAGACATGTTCAAATGGCTGCTGAGATTAAGAATCTGGATACAGATTTGCAAATGCTGGTCTATGAGAATTACAACAAGTTCATCAGTGCTACTGATACAATCAAAAG GATGAAGAGTAATATCTTTGGGATGGAAGGCAACATGGACCAGCTTCTTCACAAG ATAATGTCAGTGCAATCGAGGAGTGATGGGGTTAACACTTCTCTTTTTGAAAAGAGAGAGCATATAGAGAAACTGCACCGGACACGTAATCTTCTTCGTAAAGTTCAG TTCATTTATGATTTACCTGCACGACTCCAAAAATGCATAAAGTCAGAAGCTTATGGTGATGCTGTCAGGTTCTATACTGGAGCAATGCCAATTCTCAAG GTATACGGTGATACATCATTCAAAGACTGCAGACGAGCTTCTGAAGAAGCTATAGAAACCATCATTAAGAACTTGCAG ACGAAGCTATTTTCAGATTCAGAATCCATACAGGCGAGAGCTGAAGCTGCAGTGCTTCTTAAGCAGTTAGATGTCCCA GTTGATAGCTTAAAGGACAAACTCTTGGAAAAGCTGGAACAATCTCTTGATGGTCTCCAAATAAATCCCGATGAGGCAAGTAAACTTGCAGAGCACAATGTTTCATCTAAGGATGAGGAAAGCAATAACCAAGGTCCTGCTAAAATTCATGAG GACGCTGTACGTGGATTTTCTGAGGCTATGCGTGCTTATCGAGAAATATTCCCTGACTCGGAAGAAAGACTTTTTAAACTCGCGAGAGCCTTAACAACAAC GCACTTTGAGAACATGGAGCTATACATAAGAAAACGGGTGTCTGCAGCAGATTTTCTTGGAATTTTTC GAATTATATGGGAAGATGTGGTACTTATGGACGAGGTTCTACCTGAGGCTGCGCTCTCTGATTTATCCGCAGAG GCTGCCCAAGTTACTCTGAAGCAATTTGTTGCGAGGACGTTTTCTCATCTTCAACAAGATATATCAG ATACACTCTTAAAATTCGATATCAACCAAAAGGAAGTAGTTGATGGGGAAGTACTGAAGGTTGTTCTTGAAGCTAGTGGAAAGGCGGTTCTTCAAGGCACCACAGATATATTTCAG GAGTTCCGTCAgcttcttgatgaaaacactgGAATATTTGTCAAGATGAATGACCTACTCATCGGTTGGATTCAGAAAGGATTTCAAGACTTCTTCAGGTCACTTGAGTCTCACTTCCTAGTGCTCTCAGGAAAAACTAGCTCATCAAACGAGACTGAAGGTTTGGTTGAAGGAAAATCGAGTGAGAAAATTCATGCTGGTCTCATCCTTGTGCTGGCGCAGCTCTCTGTCGTCATCGAACAAAAGGTCATCCCGAGAATTGCTGAG GAAATAACTGCTTCCTTCTCTGGCGGAAACTCCCAAGCTTTTATTCCTGGAGAACTCTGCCGGGTCTTCCACGCAGCCAGCGAGAAACTTCTCCAGCAT TACATAGACACGAGAACACAGAAGATATCGAATGTACTAAGAAAGAGGTTCAAGACACCAAACTGGGTTAAG CACAAGGAGCCACGAGAGGTTCACATGTATGTCGATATGCTTCTTCAGCAG TTGGAAGAAGTCGGTAAAGAAGTGAAACAGATTCTACCTCAAGGAACTTTCCGAAAGCACAAGAGATCAGACAGCAACGGAAGTAACACTACAACCTCATCACGGAGCACTACACTACATAGCGATAAGATGGCACGGTCGAACTCACAGAGAGCTCGAAGTCAGCTTTTCGAGACGCATCTTGCAAAGCTGTTCAAGCAAAAAGTAGAAATATTCACCAAGGTTGAATTTACCCag GAATCAGTTGTAACGACAACAGTGAAGCTGTGTCTGAAGAGTTTGCAAGAATATGTGCGGCTCCAAACGTTTAACAGGAGCGGGTTCCAGCAGATTCAGCTAGACATTCAGTTCTTAAAAGCTCCTTTGAAAGAAACAGTCGAGGACGAAGCTGCTATTGACTTCTTGCTCGACGAG GTGATCGTTGCGGCTTCAGAGAGGTGTCTTGATGTGACTCCATTGGAACCACCAATCTTGGACAAACTCATACAAGCCAAGCTCGCTAAATCTAaggaacacaacaacaacaacaacaagaccACCGTTTCCTCTTGA
- the LOC106435591 gene encoding uncharacterized protein LOC106435591, which produces MATAILSSRNTLNHRFDHEPLIHRNSNPRRHSNAAPRRLKRSPTATQSKTLVASPAANTNLVMGQVKILKRGETLSSFLNSCAYEDDKKRHRLKITDVASTMKKQIRAFKKSEIVSADYAGSCNSVSPPPTSLPIPCFLENKKN; this is translated from the coding sequence ATGGCCACTGCGATTCTCTCTTCTCGGAACACTTTAAACCATCGATTCGATCACGAACCCTTAATCCACCGTAACTCTAATCCTCGCCGTCACTCGAACGCTGCTCCTCGCCGACTCAAGCGTTCCCCCACGGCCACTCAGTCTAAGACGCTAGTTGCATCCCCGGCGGCTAACACCAATCTCGTCATGGGTCAAGTCAAGATCCTCAAACGCGGCGAGACACTCAGCTCGTTTCTTAACAGCTGCGCCTATGAAGACGATAAAAAACGACATCGTTTGAAGATAACTGACGTAGCGTCGACTATGAAGAAGCAGATCAGAGCTTTCAAAAAATCGGAGATCGTCTCCGCAGATTACGCAGGCTCTTGTAACTCAGTTTCTCCGCCTCCAACCTCTCTTCCTATTCCATGTTTCTTGGAGAATAAGAAGAACTAA
- the LOC106435590 gene encoding sugar transport protein 7, whose translation MAGGSFGPTGVAKERAEQYQGKVTSYVIIACLVAAIGGAIFGYDIGVSGGVTSMDEFLEEFFKTVYDKKKQAHESNYCKYDDQGLAAFTSSLYLAGLVSTLAASPITRNYGRRASIVCGGISFLVGAALNAGAVNLPMLLAGRILLGVGIGFGNQAVPLYLSEVAPTHLRGGLNMMFQLATTLGIFTANMVNYGTQQLKPWGWRLSLGLAAFPALLMTLGGYLLPETPNSLVERGLTDKGRQVLEKLRGTQNVDAELQDMVDASELANSIKHPFRNILQKQHRPQLVMAVCMPMFQILTGINSILFYAPVLFQTMGFGGNASLYSSALTGAVLVLSTLISIALVDKLGRRALLISGGVQMIICQAIVSVILGLKFGDDQELSKGYSIVVVIFICLFVVAFGWSWGPLGWTIPSEIFPLEIRSAGQSITVAVNLLFTFVIAQAFLSMLCAFKFGIFLFFAGWVLVMTVFVYFLLPETKGVPIEEMTLLWKRHWFWKKVLPEAESNNSSV comes from the exons atggCAGGAGGGTCGTTTGGTCCGACCGGTGTAGCTAAGGAAAGAGCAGAACAATACCAAGGGAAAGTCACTAGCTATGTCATCATCGCTTGCCTTGTTGCTGCTATTGGTGGAGCCATCTTTGGTTATGACATTGGAGTCTCAG GAGGAGTCACATCAATGGATGAGTTCCTTGAGGAGTTTTTCAAAACGGTTTATGATAAGAAGAAGCAAGCTCACGAGagtaattattgtaaatatgaTGATCAAGGATTAGCTGCTTTCACTTCTTCACTCTACTTGGCTGGTTTGGTTTCCACTCTGGCCGCTTCACCGATTACAAGAAACTATGGAAGGCGTGCGAGTATTGTCTGTGGTGGGATTAGCTTTCTTGTTGGAGCTGCTTTGAATGCTGGTGCTGTGAACTTACCAATGCTTCTTGCGGGGAGAATCTTGCTCGGTGTTGGCATTGGATTTGGGAATCAG GCGGTTCCTTTGTACTTATCAGAAGTGGCACCAACACATCTCCGAGGCGGTTTAAACATGATGTTCCAGTTAGCTACAACTCTTGGAATCTTCACAGCCAACATGGTCAACTACGGTACACAACAGCTCAAGCCCTGGGGATGGAGACTCTCTCTAGGTTTAGCCGCTTTTCCAGCTCTGCTCATGACGCTAGGAGGCTATCTCCTACCCGAGACACCAAACAGTTTGGTCGAAAGAGGCTTAACAGATAAAGGAAGACAAGTTCTCGAGAAGCTGAGAGGAACCCAAAACGTAGACGCCGAGCTACAAGACATGGTGGACGCAAGCGAGCTAGCCAACTCCATCAAACACCCGTTCAGAAACATCCTCCAGAAACAGCATAGGCCTCAGCTAGTCATGGCCGTTTGCATGCCGATGTTTCAGATCCTCACGGGGATAAACTCGATCCTCTTCTACGCTCCTGTCCTGTTCCAGACGATGGGGTTCGGAGGAAACGCTTCTCTCTACTCATCAGCGTTGACTGGAGCCGTTCTTGTCTTATCAACGTTGATCTCAATAGCGCTGGTGGATAAGCTAGGACGGCGAGCTCTTCTCATCAGCGGAGGGGTGCAGATGATAATATGCCAAGCTATAGTCTCGGTGATCTTAGGCCTCAAATTTGGAGACGACCAAGAGCTCTCTAAAGGGTATTCGATAGTGGTAGTCATCTTCATTTGTCTCTTTGTGGTTGCGTTTGGATGGTCGTGGGGACCTTTAGGGTGGACCATACCGAGCGAGATCTTCCCGTTGGAGATTCGCTCGGCTGGTCAGAGTATTACTGTCGCTGTGAATCTTTTATTTACTTTCGTGATAGCGCAAGCTTTCTTGTCTATGCTCTGTGCGTTTAAGTTTGGGATCTTTTTGTTTTTCGCTGGATGGGTGTTGGTGATGActgtttttgtttactttttgtTGCCTGAGACCAAAGGAGTGCCTATTGAGGAGATGACACTCTTGTGGAAAAGGCATTGGTTTTGGAAAAAAGTGTTGCCTGAAGCTGAGAGTAACAATAGTTCTGTATGA